The Methanobacteriales archaeon HGW-Methanobacteriales-1 genomic interval ATGATTACTGAGCCATTTAGTGGGGTGTTGGGGAACATGGATTGGTAAATCCAGTGTTAGAGTGGTGAAATGGCTGATGGGCAGGCGAAGTTGAATGCATATACATTTTTTTGATCTCCAACTGAGTTCATGGCCATTCCATGGTCGCAATCTAGGGTCAGATACGTGTTGTAGGGGTCGTCAACTGTTGTAACTACAATGTTACTGGTACTGGTCCAAGAAACATTATATTTAGATACTGCCTGATCAGCTAAATTATCCTGACAATACTCCAACAGTAAATACACCATTAAAAATGAGTAAATTTAGATAAAAGCTCCTCCTTAGCCTTTTTAGCATCTTGAAAATCTGGATCTATTTTTAATGCTTTTTCGAAACATTTCAGGGCTTCTTGATCTTCACCCATTTTCATAAGAGCATTACCTTTGTTATACCAACCCATCACATCAGCCTGATCCAACTTTAAAACCTTATTAAAACAGTTTAAAGCTTCTTCATACATTCCAAGTTTATTAAATGCAATCCCCTTATTTCCTCGTGCACCTACATGTTCAGGATGCAACCTTAAGACTTCATCATAGCATTCAATAGCTTCTTCGTTTTTTTCTAGATCTTTAAGGATATTCCCTTTGTTATACCATGCACTATAAAACTCAACATCAATCTTTAACACATTATTGTAGCTTTCCAACGCTTCTTGATATCTTTCAAAATTTCCTAAAATGAGCCCATAATTATACCAAGATTTAGAATCCTTTGGGTTTAGTTTTGAAGCTTCTTGAAAGCATTTTAATGCTTCTTGAGATTTTCCAAGTATTTCAAGGGTAACGCCTTTGTTATACCAAACTTTGTAATTTTCATGATTCAATGTTAGAGATTCATTGTAGCATTTTAATGCTTCTTTTTGTTGTTCAAGGTTTCCTAGAGTAATACCTTTTTTAAACCATGTTGTTGCGTCGTTTGGGTTTAATTGTATTGCTTTTTCAAAGCATTCTAAAGCTTCTTGATATTTTTCAAGATTTAGGAGTGCAGAAGCTTTGTTGTACCATGCTTCAGAACGTTCTGGATCCGATTGCACTGCTTTATCAAAGCATTCTAAAGCTTCTTGATACTTTCCTAGATTAGCAAGTTTGACACCTTTAGAATTTGCTGAGCTCTTTTTGAACCGATTGAATAATCCCATGAAAT includes:
- a CDS encoding peptide transporter encodes the protein MGLFNRFKKSSANSKGVKLANLGKYQEALECFDKAVQSDPERSEAWYNKASALLNLEKYQEALECFEKAIQLNPNDATTWFKKGITLGNLEQQKEALKCYNESLTLNHENYKVWYNKGVTLEILGKSQEALKCFQEASKLNPKDSKSWYNYGLILGNFERYQEALESYNNVLKIDVEFYSAWYNKGNILKDLEKNEEAIECYDEVLRLHPEHVGARGNKGIAFNKLGMYEEALNCFNKVLKLDQADVMGWYNKGNALMKMGEDQEALKCFEKALKIDPDFQDAKKAKEELLSKFTHF